In the Malus domestica chromosome 16, GDT2T_hap1 genome, one interval contains:
- the LOC139192992 gene encoding uncharacterized protein encodes MIKEKPGMWHLKLNEALWANRASLRSATGTTPYMLTYRHDAMLPVKLSINSLRFIEQSYLFSAEYSQTMKQELEDLEEAQLDAYNLLMAQKKITERAYNRRVRQKRSAKVK; translated from the coding sequence atgataaaagaaaagcctggtatgtggcatttaaagttaaacgaggcattatgggcaaaTAGAGCTTCACTCAGATCAGCAACAGGGACGACCCCATATATGTTAACTTACAGACACGACGCGATGCTACCGGTCAAGTTAAGCATAAACTCGTTACGATTCATCGAACAAAGCTATTTGTTCAGTGCTGAGTACAGTCAGACCATGAAGCAAGAGTTGGAGGATTTAGAGGAAGCTCAGCTTGATGCTTACAACTTACTAATGGCGCAGAAGAAAATCACCGAGCGAGCTTATAATCGACGAGTTAGGCAAAAGCGTTCGGCGAAGGTGAAATAG